Proteins encoded together in one Lathamus discolor isolate bLatDis1 chromosome 3, bLatDis1.hap1, whole genome shotgun sequence window:
- the C3H2orf66 gene encoding uncharacterized protein C2orf66 homolog isoform X1, whose amino-acid sequence MDVICRRQIFLAVTELFSAFHRTVVLALFVTSDTALYDLRSLVHCPYRQSVHLFSMWKVVLLGLYTVVAVRGLVKGAPFQPEEKWKPLDNPRNRDLFFRTLQAYFSSRGLDLRKLPDTFTMNNEGPRPVMLYSDPVASAFADYEERKNSFPNYFKG is encoded by the exons ATGGACGTAATCTGCAGGAGGCAGATTTTCCTTGCCGTGACTGAATTATTTTCAGCGTTCCACCGGACTGTTGTGCTTGCTCTCTTTGTTACCAGTGACACAGCTCTCTATGACTTAAGAAGTCTGGTTCATTGTCCTTACAGACAGTCTGTTCATCTCTTCAGCATGTGGAAAGTGGTGCTTCTGGGTCTATACACAGTAGTGGCTGTGAGAGGACTGGTAAAGGGTGCTCCTTTCcaaccagaagaaaaatggaaaccTCTAGATAACCCTAGAAACAGAGACCTG TTTTTCAGAACACTCCAGGCTTATTTTTCAAGCAGGGGTCTTGATCTCAGGAAGCTCCCAGACACTTTCACCATGAACAATGAAGGACCAAGGCCTGTCATGCTCTACTCGGATCCTGTTGCTTCTGCATTTGCAGAttatgaagaaaggaaaaattctttCCCAAATTATTTCAAAGGCTGA
- the C3H2orf66 gene encoding uncharacterized protein C2orf66 homolog isoform X2, translating to MWKVVLLGLYTVVAVRGLVKGAPFQPEEKWKPLDNPRNRDLFFRTLQAYFSSRGLDLRKLPDTFTMNNEGPRPVMLYSDPVASAFADYEERKNSFPNYFKG from the exons ATGTGGAAAGTGGTGCTTCTGGGTCTATACACAGTAGTGGCTGTGAGAGGACTGGTAAAGGGTGCTCCTTTCcaaccagaagaaaaatggaaaccTCTAGATAACCCTAGAAACAGAGACCTG TTTTTCAGAACACTCCAGGCTTATTTTTCAAGCAGGGGTCTTGATCTCAGGAAGCTCCCAGACACTTTCACCATGAACAATGAAGGACCAAGGCCTGTCATGCTCTACTCGGATCCTGTTGCTTCTGCATTTGCAGAttatgaagaaaggaaaaattctttCCCAAATTATTTCAAAGGCTGA